A genomic stretch from Azospirillum lipoferum 4B includes:
- a CDS encoding LamB/YcsF family protein translates to MPSIDLNCDMGEGYGAWAMGDDRAMLDIVTSANIACGFHAGDPTIMADTARLAGEKGVRIGAHPGFEDRSGFGRRVIRGITATEVERLVAYQVGALQACAALSGQRVTHVKPHGALYNMAAVEPDLADAIARAVKAVDPALLFVVPPLSAMDRAGQDAGLRVAREAFADRTYEDDGTLTPRTVSGSVIHDPDLAAARVVRMVLDGAVESRHGTRLPIVADTICVHGDTPTAVAMAAAVRRALEQAGVTVKAVA, encoded by the coding sequence ATGCCGAGCATCGATCTGAACTGCGACATGGGCGAGGGCTATGGCGCCTGGGCGATGGGTGACGACCGCGCGATGCTCGACATCGTGACCTCGGCCAACATCGCCTGCGGCTTCCATGCCGGCGATCCCACCATCATGGCCGACACCGCCCGGCTGGCCGGTGAGAAGGGCGTGCGCATCGGCGCCCATCCTGGTTTCGAGGACCGCTCCGGCTTCGGCCGTCGCGTCATCCGTGGCATCACCGCCACGGAGGTGGAGCGGCTGGTCGCTTATCAGGTCGGCGCGCTCCAGGCCTGCGCCGCCCTGTCGGGCCAGCGTGTGACCCATGTGAAGCCGCACGGCGCCCTCTACAACATGGCGGCGGTCGAGCCGGATCTGGCCGACGCCATCGCCCGTGCCGTCAAGGCGGTGGACCCCGCCCTGCTGTTCGTCGTTCCGCCCTTGAGCGCCATGGACCGCGCCGGCCAGGACGCCGGCTTGCGGGTTGCCCGCGAGGCCTTCGCCGACCGCACCTATGAGGATGACGGCACCCTGACCCCGCGGACCGTTTCGGGATCGGTGATCCACGACCCGGATCTGGCCGCCGCACGCGTGGTTCGGATGGTGCTCGACGGTGCCGTGGAAAGCCGCCATGGCACGCGCCTGCCCATCGTTGCCGATACCATCTGCGTCCACGGCGACACCCCCACCGCCGTCGCCATGGCCGCCGCCGTCCGCCGGGCGCTGGAACAGGCAGGGGTGACGGTGAAGGCCGTGGCCTGA
- a CDS encoding PQQ-dependent sugar dehydrogenase: MLSATVAVLSLAGCGDQASLPVSAGTGPNPTLPEPTSSLIPTVNIADAVGWPQGAQPAAAEGLSVTAFATGLDHPRWMLALPNGDVLVAETNAPPKPEDGKGIKGWVMGLVMDKAGAKTPSANRITLLRDSDGDGKADVREPFLEGLNSPFGMALVGGDLYIANTDAVVKVPYKPGNTRITAQPEKIVDLPGGPINHHWTKNIVASRDGTKLYATTGSNSNVAENGMEAEEGRAAIWEIDLKTRSHRIFASGLRNPNGLDWEPTSGALWTAVNERDEIGSDLVPDYMTSVKDGGFYGWPYSYYGQHVDRRVEPQRPDLVAKAIPPDYALGPHTASLGLAFSREGELPQSLQQGVFIGQHGSWNREPPSGYKVIFVPFRDGKPAGEPVDVLTGFLNQDGEAQGRPVGVILDNKGALLVADDVGNAIWRVSGSGGAQSAERPERPEQPSQ; the protein is encoded by the coding sequence ATGCTTTCCGCCACGGTCGCGGTCCTGTCGCTCGCCGGCTGCGGCGATCAGGCGAGCCTGCCGGTGTCGGCCGGCACCGGCCCCAACCCGACCCTGCCGGAACCGACATCCTCGCTGATCCCGACGGTGAACATCGCCGACGCCGTCGGCTGGCCGCAGGGAGCGCAGCCGGCGGCGGCAGAGGGTTTGAGCGTCACCGCCTTCGCCACCGGGCTGGACCATCCGCGCTGGATGCTGGCTCTGCCCAACGGCGACGTGCTGGTGGCAGAGACCAACGCCCCGCCCAAGCCGGAGGACGGCAAGGGCATCAAGGGCTGGGTCATGGGGCTGGTGATGGACAAGGCCGGCGCCAAGACCCCCAGCGCCAACCGCATCACCCTGCTGCGCGACAGCGACGGCGACGGCAAGGCCGATGTCCGCGAACCTTTCCTGGAGGGGCTGAACTCCCCCTTCGGCATGGCGCTGGTCGGCGGCGACCTCTACATCGCCAACACCGACGCGGTGGTGAAGGTGCCCTACAAGCCGGGCAACACCCGCATCACCGCCCAGCCGGAGAAGATCGTCGATTTGCCGGGGGGGCCGATCAACCACCATTGGACCAAGAACATCGTCGCCAGCCGCGACGGCACCAAGCTGTATGCAACCACAGGTTCAAACAGCAATGTGGCCGAGAATGGGATGGAGGCGGAGGAAGGCCGCGCCGCCATCTGGGAGATCGACCTGAAGACGCGGTCGCACCGCATCTTCGCCTCCGGCCTGCGCAACCCCAACGGGCTGGACTGGGAGCCGACGAGCGGCGCCCTGTGGACCGCGGTCAACGAGCGCGACGAGATCGGCAGCGACCTTGTCCCCGACTACATGACTTCTGTTAAGGACGGCGGCTTCTACGGCTGGCCCTACAGCTATTACGGGCAGCATGTCGACCGGCGGGTGGAGCCGCAGCGCCCGGATCTGGTCGCCAAGGCGATCCCGCCCGACTATGCGCTGGGTCCGCACACCGCCTCGCTGGGGCTCGCCTTCTCGCGGGAGGGCGAACTGCCGCAATCGCTGCAGCAGGGCGTCTTCATCGGCCAGCACGGTTCATGGAACCGCGAGCCGCCCAGCGGCTACAAGGTGATCTTCGTGCCCTTCCGCGACGGCAAGCCGGCGGGCGAGCCGGTGGACGTGCTGACCGGCTTCCTCAACCAGGACGGCGAGGCGCAGGGCCGCCCGGTCGGCGTCATCCTGGACAACAAGGGCGCCCTGCTGGTCGCCGACGATGTCGGCAACGCCATCTGGCGCGTCAGCGGCAGCGGCGGCGCCCAGTCGGCGGAACGGCCGGAGCGGCCGGAGCAGCCGTCGCAGTAG
- a CDS encoding cysteine desulfurase family protein, whose protein sequence is MIYLDHLASTPLDPLVLEAMLPWMRQEAAGNPHAAHAAGWRAADAIEQARAEVAALVGAQPGEVAFTSGATEANTLALLGGVPPGGGCVVSAVEHASVLGCLPELRRRGHPVVMLPVDGAGRVDPAGLERALAELPGAALVSVMAANNEVGTVQPLAELSAVAARHGAPMHSDAVQALSTRMLDMAALGLHGLSLSGHKLYGPMGIGALIVRRPFRPVPASAGGGQQRGMRGGTLPTPLCVGLGAACRLARERREEDARRIAELRDRLWRQLRERLPGIRRNGAAEGGEGLAGCLNVTIPGIDAADRLLDLPDLAVATGSACHSGAGEPSHVLLALGLSAADAHASLRFGLGRGTTVAEVDAAAERLVGLLTD, encoded by the coding sequence ATGATCTATCTCGACCATCTGGCCTCGACGCCGCTCGACCCGCTGGTGCTGGAGGCGATGCTGCCCTGGATGCGGCAGGAGGCCGCCGGCAACCCGCATGCCGCCCATGCCGCCGGCTGGCGGGCCGCCGACGCCATCGAGCAGGCGCGGGCAGAGGTCGCCGCCCTGGTCGGCGCGCAGCCGGGCGAGGTGGCCTTCACCTCCGGCGCGACGGAGGCGAATACGCTGGCCCTGCTGGGCGGGGTGCCGCCGGGGGGTGGCTGCGTCGTCTCGGCGGTGGAGCATGCCAGCGTGCTCGGCTGCCTGCCGGAGCTGCGGCGGCGCGGCCATCCGGTCGTCATGCTGCCGGTGGACGGGGCCGGGCGGGTCGATCCGGCCGGGCTGGAACGGGCACTGGCGGAACTGCCCGGAGCGGCGCTGGTATCGGTGATGGCCGCGAACAACGAGGTGGGGACGGTCCAGCCGCTGGCGGAGCTGTCGGCGGTCGCCGCCCGCCATGGCGCGCCGATGCACAGCGATGCGGTGCAGGCGCTGAGTACACGCATGCTCGACATGGCAGCGCTGGGACTGCACGGGCTGAGCCTGTCGGGGCACAAGCTGTATGGGCCGATGGGGATCGGGGCGCTGATCGTACGCCGGCCTTTCCGGCCGGTTCCGGCCTCGGCCGGCGGCGGGCAACAGCGCGGGATGCGGGGCGGCACCCTGCCGACGCCGCTCTGCGTCGGGCTGGGTGCCGCCTGCCGGCTGGCGCGGGAGCGACGGGAGGAGGATGCGCGCCGGATCGCGGAGTTGCGCGACCGGCTGTGGCGGCAGCTGCGCGAGCGCTTGCCGGGCATCCGCCGGAACGGCGCCGCAGAGGGCGGAGAGGGGCTGGCCGGCTGCCTGAACGTCACCATTCCCGGCATCGACGCCGCCGACCGGCTGCTGGATCTGCCGGATCTGGCGGTCGCCACCGGCTCCGCCTGCCACAGCGGAGCGGGGGAGCCGTCGCATGTCCTGCTGGCGCTGGGCCTGTCCGCCGCCGATGCCCATGCCAGCCTGCGCTTTGGGCTCGGCCGCGGCACCACCGTGGCGGAGGTCGACGCGGCGGCCGAGCGGCTGGTGGGCCTGTTGACGGACTGA
- a CDS encoding porin produces MQRRISMPVLAAVAIFSTGEASAEILYQKGSVADRRHFLQVDVSWGALEIGQADGARNRLVGTTAMPATAGAGSRTAKLTYYTPPLRGFELGASYTPLPRGNADLPDPREALHLVEAALRKTLQIGGINARLTAGTSRARVRRDSRRLPRQSWIVGSQFTWQSVTFDGDLRQQEEADGVAFRSLNAGLAYGRGDMTLSFRVRRSASEGAVANERYLADLTYRITPRWQVMADTNFDSGPESMGAVVRLGARLRF; encoded by the coding sequence ATGCAACGACGAATTTCCATGCCAGTTCTGGCGGCAGTGGCGATTTTTTCGACCGGCGAGGCATCTGCTGAGATTCTCTACCAAAAGGGTAGTGTTGCGGATCGGCGTCATTTTTTGCAGGTCGATGTCTCCTGGGGCGCGCTGGAGATCGGGCAGGCCGATGGCGCCCGCAACCGCCTGGTGGGAACCACGGCGATGCCGGCCACGGCAGGGGCCGGAAGCCGCACGGCCAAGCTGACCTACTACACCCCGCCGCTGCGCGGGTTCGAGCTTGGCGCCAGCTACACGCCGCTGCCGCGCGGCAACGCCGACCTGCCCGACCCGCGCGAGGCGCTGCATCTGGTGGAGGCGGCGCTGCGCAAGACCCTGCAAATCGGCGGGATCAATGCCCGGCTGACCGCCGGCACCAGCCGGGCGCGGGTGCGCCGAGACAGCCGCCGCCTGCCGCGCCAATCCTGGATCGTCGGCAGCCAGTTCACCTGGCAGAGCGTGACCTTCGACGGCGACCTGCGCCAGCAGGAGGAGGCGGACGGCGTGGCCTTCCGCAGCCTGAATGCCGGGCTGGCCTATGGCCGGGGCGACATGACGCTGTCCTTCCGCGTGCGCCGGTCGGCGTCGGAGGGGGCGGTGGCCAACGAACGCTATCTTGCCGACCTGACCTATCGAATCACGCCGCGCTGGCAGGTGATGGCCGACACCAATTTCGACAGTGGCCCGGAAAGCATGGGCGCGGTGGTAAGGCTGGGCGCCCGGCTGCGGTTCTGA
- a CDS encoding O-linked N-acetylglucosamine transferase family protein, producing MATIQEAMAAAVAHHQAGRLNEAAAMYHAVLDAMPGHADAAHLLGVVHLQSGQPERAVQLIRGAIQHNHRVADYHDNLGSALKALGRLEEAVAAHRQAIRLRPDFAQALYNMGNALEALGRLEEAATAFRQAAARRPGYARARFNLGNVLAALGRRADADAAYRAAIADDSGFVEAHANRGGLLLSLGRPQEAATALARALALRPDHAAALANLAAAKLALGDRDGAERAARHAVASRPELSDTLLRLGEVRQRADRLGAAADAYAAALAWNPALAEAHANLALVRQGQGLLDAAEAGNRRALALDPGLADVRSNLAYLQLFRPGVTAAAVLEAHRDWDRVHGAPHRGRWVKPGRGASGAGAAAGKGPLTVAILSGDFRRHPAGLFALRTVEALPEHDVRLLLYANQTEADDVTERFRKAATRWTPVAGLTDAEIATQIRHDRPDVLIDLAGHNARGRPGVFARKPAPVQVAWSGYMATTGLAAMDALVADRHHVPDGMEGFYAERVLRMPDAFIAYDPPGGEDILPLTPPPSLSGGPVNFGSFNILTKLNDGVLAAWAAILGRMPGSRLLMKTKALSCPATAALWRDRLAAAGIEPDRVTMVGASSSLDHMRRCASVDVALDPFPFSGSTTTLETLWMGVPVVTLPGETFSSRHSLAFLTVAGVEGCIATDPADYVERAVALASDPQRLADLRRSLRARMAGGPLCDGGKLAAALAAELRGLTGRGR from the coding sequence ATGGCGACGATCCAGGAAGCGATGGCTGCCGCGGTGGCGCATCATCAGGCGGGCCGGCTGAACGAGGCGGCGGCCATGTACCATGCCGTGCTGGACGCCATGCCCGGCCATGCCGACGCCGCCCATCTGCTGGGCGTGGTCCATCTGCAGTCGGGCCAGCCGGAGCGGGCGGTCCAGCTGATCCGCGGCGCCATCCAGCACAACCACCGGGTCGCCGACTATCACGACAATCTGGGCAGCGCGCTGAAGGCGCTCGGCCGGCTGGAGGAGGCGGTGGCCGCCCACCGGCAGGCGATCCGCCTGCGGCCGGACTTCGCCCAGGCGCTCTACAACATGGGCAACGCGCTGGAGGCGTTGGGAAGGCTGGAAGAGGCGGCGACCGCCTTCCGGCAGGCGGCGGCCCGGCGACCCGGCTATGCCCGCGCCCGTTTCAACCTGGGCAACGTGCTGGCGGCGCTGGGCCGCCGGGCCGATGCCGACGCCGCCTACCGCGCGGCCATCGCCGACGATTCCGGCTTCGTCGAGGCGCATGCCAACCGGGGCGGGCTGCTGCTGTCGCTGGGCCGGCCGCAGGAGGCGGCGACGGCGCTGGCCCGCGCGCTGGCGCTGCGCCCCGACCATGCGGCGGCGCTGGCCAACCTCGCGGCGGCCAAGCTGGCGCTGGGCGACCGCGACGGGGCGGAGCGGGCGGCCCGGCATGCCGTGGCGTCCCGGCCCGAGCTGTCCGACACGCTGCTGCGGCTGGGGGAGGTGCGCCAGCGCGCCGACCGGCTGGGGGCCGCGGCCGACGCCTATGCGGCGGCGCTGGCCTGGAACCCGGCGCTGGCGGAGGCGCATGCCAATCTGGCGCTGGTGCGGCAGGGCCAGGGGCTGCTCGACGCGGCGGAGGCCGGGAACCGGCGGGCGCTGGCGCTCGATCCCGGTCTGGCCGACGTGCGCTCCAACCTCGCCTATCTCCAGCTGTTCCGGCCGGGGGTGACGGCGGCGGCGGTGCTGGAGGCGCACCGGGACTGGGATAGGGTCCATGGCGCACCGCACCGCGGGCGCTGGGTCAAGCCCGGCCGCGGGGCCTCTGGGGCGGGGGCTGCTGCGGGAAAGGGACCGCTGACCGTCGCCATCCTGTCCGGCGACTTCCGCCGCCACCCCGCCGGCCTGTTCGCGCTGCGCACGGTGGAGGCGCTGCCGGAGCATGACGTCCGCCTGCTGCTCTACGCCAACCAGACGGAAGCCGACGACGTGACCGAACGCTTCCGCAAGGCGGCGACGCGCTGGACGCCGGTGGCCGGGCTGACCGATGCCGAGATCGCGACCCAGATCCGCCATGACCGGCCCGACGTGCTGATCGACCTCGCCGGACACAATGCCCGCGGCCGGCCCGGCGTGTTCGCGCGCAAGCCGGCGCCGGTGCAGGTCGCATGGTCCGGTTACATGGCGACGACCGGGCTGGCGGCGATGGATGCGCTGGTCGCTGACCGTCACCACGTGCCGGACGGCATGGAGGGCTTCTATGCGGAGCGGGTGCTGCGCATGCCCGACGCCTTCATCGCCTACGACCCGCCGGGCGGCGAGGATATCCTGCCGCTGACGCCGCCGCCCAGCCTGTCGGGCGGGCCGGTCAACTTCGGCAGCTTCAACATCCTGACCAAGCTGAACGACGGGGTGCTGGCCGCCTGGGCGGCGATCCTGGGGCGGATGCCGGGCTCGCGCCTGCTGATGAAGACCAAGGCGCTGTCCTGCCCCGCCACCGCGGCGCTGTGGCGCGACCGGCTGGCCGCCGCCGGCATCGAGCCGGACCGGGTGACGATGGTCGGCGCCAGCAGCAGCCTGGACCATATGCGCCGGTGCGCCTCGGTGGACGTGGCGCTCGACCCCTTCCCCTTCTCCGGCAGCACCACGACGCTGGAGACGCTGTGGATGGGCGTGCCGGTCGTCACCCTGCCGGGAGAGACCTTCTCCAGCCGCCATTCGCTGGCCTTCCTGACGGTGGCGGGGGTGGAGGGCTGCATCGCCACCGACCCGGCCGATTATGTGGAGCGTGCCGTCGCCCTGGCCTCCGACCCGCAGCGGCTGGCGGATCTGCGCCGCAGCCTGCGCGCCCGCATGGCCGGTGGACCGCTGTGCGACGGCGGAAAGCTGGCCGCCGCCCTGGCCGCGGAGTTGCGGGGGCTGACGGGTCGGGGCCGATAG